One genomic window of Moorella glycerini includes the following:
- a CDS encoding tRNA threonylcarbamoyladenosine dehydratase: MESSWSRTEMLIGPAGRARLAAARVAVIGTGGVGSFAVEALARAGIGYLELVDADVVRPSNINRQVPALHSTLGQPKVEVLARRCREINPEAVIVTRQEAYSPGKGPQFVRRDLDYLVDAIDSVGAKIDLLATALQAGVPVVSSMGAGNRLDPTRLRVADISATRGCPLARAVRRGLKARGITTGLTVVYSEEPPLATRPNPNLAPGERQPPGSMVFVPAVAGLLLASLVVRNILNRADF, encoded by the coding sequence GTGGAGAGTAGCTGGTCCCGCACGGAAATGCTCATTGGTCCTGCAGGGCGGGCCCGCCTGGCGGCAGCCAGGGTAGCGGTAATTGGTACCGGCGGAGTCGGCTCCTTTGCTGTGGAGGCCCTGGCCCGCGCGGGTATAGGCTACCTGGAACTGGTGGACGCGGATGTAGTTCGACCCAGCAACATCAACCGCCAGGTACCGGCTCTACATTCAACCCTGGGCCAGCCCAAGGTAGAAGTCCTGGCCCGGCGCTGCCGGGAGATCAACCCGGAGGCAGTCATAGTTACCCGGCAGGAAGCCTACAGCCCGGGAAAAGGCCCGCAATTTGTCCGGCGCGACCTGGATTACCTGGTGGATGCCATTGACAGTGTGGGAGCGAAGATAGACCTCCTGGCTACGGCACTGCAGGCAGGGGTACCTGTGGTCAGCAGTATGGGAGCCGGCAATCGCCTGGATCCCACCCGTTTACGGGTGGCCGACATCAGCGCTACCCGGGGGTGCCCCCTGGCCCGGGCCGTCCGGCGGGGTCTAAAAGCCCGGGGCATCACTACGGGCCTGACAGTGGTCTACTCAGAAGAACCGCCCCTGGCGACCCGGCCCAACCCGAACCTGGCGCCAGGCGAGAGACAGCCCCCCGGCAGTATGGTTTTTGTCCCGGCCGTGGCCGGCCTGCTCCTGGCCAGTCTGGTGGTAAGGAACATCCTGAACCGGGCCGATTTTTAG
- the aspS gene encoding aspartate--tRNA ligase, whose product MAGLHRSHGCGELRAGDTGKEVTLMGWVHRRRDHGGLIFIDLRDRSGLVQVVCDPEAGPAFKKAEEVRNEYVVAVTGRVRPRPEGTANPKLATGTIEVEARELRILNRAKTPPFYIEDNIEVDEALRLRYRYLDLRRPEMQGIMYLRYRTTRAIRAFLDSRGFWEIETPMLTRSTPEGARDFLVPSRLRPGEFFALPQSPQLFKQILMVAGIERYFQIVRCFRDEDLRADRQPEFTQLDMEMSFIQREDILNLVEELMAHVFRETLGIELTLPLPRLTYQEALARFGSDKPDVRFGLEIIDVSDLVRGCGFKVFADAAARGGVVRGLCVPGGASFSRRELDELTRAAAVFGAKGLAWMAITAEGIRSPIAKFFTSEELQELVARMGGREGDLLLFVADSETVAATALGSLRLELGRRLHLYEPEQLAFTWVTDFPLLEYSPEEKRYVAVHHPFTMPREEDWPLLDTAPLKVRALAYDLVLNGVELGGGSIRIHRRDIQEKMFSLLGFSPEEAREKFGFLLEAFEYGTPPHGGIAFGLDRMIMLMARRDTIRDCIAFPKTQSGTCLMTAAPSTVVPEQLLELHLKTTARPAGKLSSAGKA is encoded by the coding sequence ATGGCCGGGCTGCACCGCAGCCATGGCTGCGGGGAGCTCAGGGCAGGAGATACAGGTAAAGAAGTAACCCTCATGGGCTGGGTGCACCGCCGCCGCGACCACGGCGGCCTCATCTTTATCGACTTGCGCGACCGTTCCGGCCTGGTACAGGTTGTCTGCGACCCGGAGGCAGGACCGGCCTTTAAGAAAGCCGAAGAGGTACGCAATGAATATGTGGTGGCGGTGACCGGCAGGGTGCGGCCGCGGCCGGAAGGCACAGCCAATCCCAAACTGGCTACCGGCACCATTGAAGTCGAGGCGCGGGAACTGCGCATCCTTAACCGGGCCAAAACGCCGCCCTTTTACATTGAGGATAACATTGAGGTCGACGAAGCCTTACGCCTGCGTTACCGCTACCTGGACCTGCGCCGCCCGGAAATGCAGGGCATAATGTACCTGCGTTACCGGACGACCAGGGCCATCCGCGCTTTCCTGGACAGCCGGGGCTTCTGGGAAATTGAAACACCCATGCTGACCCGCAGCACCCCGGAAGGGGCGCGGGATTTCCTGGTGCCCAGCCGGCTGCGGCCGGGGGAATTTTTTGCTCTGCCCCAGTCACCCCAGCTCTTTAAACAGATTCTCATGGTGGCCGGTATAGAGCGTTATTTCCAGATCGTCCGCTGTTTCCGGGACGAAGACTTAAGGGCCGACCGCCAGCCGGAGTTTACCCAGCTGGATATGGAGATGTCCTTTATCCAGCGGGAAGATATTTTAAACCTGGTGGAAGAATTAATGGCCCATGTTTTCCGGGAAACCCTGGGGATTGAACTTACCCTTCCCCTGCCGCGGCTGACCTATCAAGAGGCCCTGGCCCGCTTTGGGTCCGATAAACCTGATGTCCGCTTCGGCCTGGAGATTATCGATGTATCCGACCTGGTTAGAGGGTGCGGCTTTAAAGTTTTTGCCGACGCGGCCGCCCGGGGCGGGGTGGTACGGGGCCTGTGCGTTCCCGGTGGCGCCAGTTTCTCCCGCCGGGAACTGGATGAATTGACGCGAGCTGCGGCCGTCTTTGGTGCCAAAGGGCTGGCCTGGATGGCCATTACGGCCGAGGGTATCCGTTCTCCCATTGCCAAGTTCTTTACCAGCGAGGAACTCCAGGAACTGGTGGCCAGAATGGGAGGCCGGGAAGGGGACCTCCTCCTGTTTGTTGCCGATAGCGAGACGGTGGCGGCTACCGCCCTGGGCTCCTTACGCCTGGAACTAGGCCGGCGGTTGCACCTCTATGAGCCGGAGCAACTGGCCTTTACCTGGGTAACGGATTTCCCCTTACTGGAATACAGCCCGGAAGAAAAGCGTTATGTGGCCGTGCACCACCCCTTTACCATGCCCAGGGAAGAGGACTGGCCCCTGCTGGATACCGCACCTTTAAAAGTGCGCGCCCTGGCTTACGACCTGGTTTTAAACGGCGTCGAGCTGGGCGGGGGCAGCATCCGCATTCACCGCCGCGATATCCAGGAAAAAATGTTTAGCCTTTTAGGCTTTTCCCCGGAGGAGGCCCGGGAGAAATTTGGCTTCCTGCTGGAGGCCTTTGAATACGGCACCCCGCCCCACGGCGGCATTGCCTTTGGCCTGGACCGGATGATTATGCTCATGGCCCGGCGGGATACCATCCGCGACTGCATCGCTTTCCCCAAGACCCAGAGCGGGACCTGCCTGATGACGGCGGCTCCATCAACAGTCGTACCGGAGCAGCTCCTGGAGCTGCACCTGAAGACTACCGCCCGTCCGGCGGGTAAACTAAGCAGTGCTGGCAAAGCATAG
- a CDS encoding metal-sensitive transcriptional regulator translates to MSRRPGEESSYAPQRDDLLLRLRKIEGQVKGIHRMIEEDKYCVDILIQIAAARAALKKVGTMIFEAHVRGCVRTAIVNQEDGEIIDELIDVLNRFTS, encoded by the coding sequence GTGAGCAGGAGGCCTGGCGAGGAGAGTTCCTATGCACCCCAGCGGGATGATTTACTGCTCCGCTTGCGGAAGATCGAGGGTCAGGTCAAGGGTATCCACCGCATGATTGAAGAGGACAAGTATTGTGTCGATATTCTCATTCAAATTGCCGCCGCGCGGGCAGCCTTGAAAAAGGTCGGCACCATGATTTTTGAAGCCCATGTCCGTGGCTGTGTCCGGACGGCCATAGTCAATCAGGAAGATGGAGAAATAATTGATGAGCTTATTGATGTTTTAAACCGCTTCACCAGCTAA
- a CDS encoding IS110 family transposase, whose protein sequence is MEVVYERCCGLDVHKKKVVACLITPGEKQLKQEIRTFGTMTEDLEGLRGWLLENGVTAVAMESTGVYWKPIYNILEGQIPELILINPEHFKALKGKKTDCKDAVWLAELLRHGLLAGSFIPPKEIRELRELTRYRAALVAEHSREVQRVQKQLENSNIKLSSVATDIMGVSGREILKAMLNGNEDPKELAQMARGKLRKKIPELEKALEGKIEEHTRLLLKQQLEHLEFLEQQIEELNAEIEKRMEPFFEEAGRLAEVNGIKKEAAQDIIAEIGVDMTPFPDADHLASWAGVCPGNNESAGKRKSGKTRKGNQHLRAILVQCSWAAIRTKDSYLSAKYRRLAPRLGKKKALLAIAHSLIKIIYHLLKDKAHYQDPGPNYYTKEERERRIRRLVKQIEAQGYTVTLEEKPSVA, encoded by the coding sequence ATGGAAGTAGTGTATGAACGCTGCTGTGGGCTAGATGTCCACAAGAAAAAGGTAGTGGCGTGTCTGATCACGCCAGGAGAAAAACAACTAAAACAAGAAATAAGAACCTTTGGCACCATGACCGAAGACTTAGAAGGGTTACGGGGATGGCTTTTAGAAAACGGAGTTACTGCCGTAGCCATGGAAAGCACCGGAGTATATTGGAAACCGATATACAACATTTTAGAAGGCCAAATACCAGAATTAATATTGATCAACCCCGAACACTTTAAAGCCTTAAAGGGGAAGAAAACCGACTGCAAAGACGCGGTGTGGCTAGCCGAACTTTTAAGGCATGGCCTGCTAGCAGGAAGCTTTATCCCGCCGAAAGAAATAAGGGAATTAAGGGAGTTAACCAGGTATAGGGCGGCTTTGGTAGCAGAACACAGCCGCGAGGTGCAAAGGGTCCAAAAGCAGCTAGAAAACAGCAATATCAAATTAAGTTCAGTAGCCACAGATATCATGGGCGTATCAGGGCGAGAGATACTAAAAGCGATGCTTAACGGGAACGAAGATCCAAAAGAACTAGCGCAAATGGCCAGGGGGAAATTACGCAAGAAGATACCAGAACTAGAAAAAGCCCTGGAGGGGAAAATAGAAGAACATACCCGGCTATTGTTGAAACAACAACTAGAGCACCTGGAGTTTTTAGAGCAACAAATCGAAGAACTAAATGCCGAAATCGAAAAAAGGATGGAGCCTTTTTTCGAAGAAGCGGGGAGACTAGCTGAAGTAAACGGCATAAAAAAAGAAGCAGCCCAGGATATAATTGCCGAAATAGGCGTCGACATGACCCCCTTTCCTGATGCTGACCATTTAGCCTCATGGGCAGGGGTCTGTCCCGGTAACAACGAAAGTGCCGGTAAACGAAAGAGTGGGAAAACCCGTAAAGGAAATCAACACTTAAGAGCAATATTAGTCCAATGTTCCTGGGCCGCAATACGAACAAAAGACAGCTATCTCTCCGCGAAATATCGTCGATTAGCGCCACGACTAGGCAAGAAAAAAGCCCTGCTAGCCATCGCCCATAGTCTGATAAAAATTATCTACCATCTCCTAAAAGATAAAGCCCATTACCAGGATCCAGGACCAAACTACTATACCAAAGAAGAACGAGAACGCCGAATAAGGCGGTTAGTAAAGCAAATAGAAGCCCAAGGTTACACAGTAACTCTAGAAGAAAAGCCTTCTGTTGCCTAG
- the hisS gene encoding histidine--tRNA ligase, producing the protein MLTSRPRGTEDILPEEVGRWYLLEATAREVSRLYGYREIRTPVFEHTELFNRGVGDTTDIVEKEMYTFTDRGGRSVTLRPEGTAPVVRAFLEHHLEAGGLPVKLFYLGPMFRYGRPQAGRLRQFHQFGVEAFGSRDPALDAEVIALAMDFYNRLALKDLELHLNSVGCPACRPRHREKLQDYLRPHLTDLCPTCQGRFERNPLRIFDCKSPACQEIVAGAPTLAASLCPDCGEHFERVQEYLQELGIDFILDEHLVRGLDYYTNTAFEIMVKGIGAQSSIGGGGRYDGLVEALGGKPVPGIGFGLGLERVLLALEAQGRDLTPDRGIDVLVVTAGAGVERAAVHLLAGLRAGGLMADKDYLGRSLKAQMKYANRYPARLAVILGEEELSRGQVLVRCLDTGAQEEVPLEAAVEYCRRVKGTCGG; encoded by the coding sequence ATGCTAACCAGTCGACCACGGGGTACGGAAGACATCCTCCCGGAGGAGGTGGGCCGCTGGTACTTACTGGAGGCCACTGCCAGGGAGGTCAGCCGGCTGTACGGCTACCGGGAAATCCGGACGCCTGTTTTTGAGCATACCGAGCTTTTTAACCGCGGCGTCGGGGATACCACCGATATTGTGGAGAAGGAAATGTATACCTTTACCGATCGCGGCGGGCGCAGCGTGACTTTGCGGCCGGAAGGCACGGCGCCGGTAGTGCGGGCCTTCCTGGAGCACCACCTGGAGGCCGGGGGACTGCCGGTAAAGCTTTTTTACCTGGGTCCCATGTTCCGTTACGGCCGCCCCCAGGCTGGCCGGCTGCGCCAGTTCCACCAGTTTGGGGTAGAAGCCTTTGGTTCCCGTGACCCGGCCCTGGATGCCGAGGTTATCGCCCTGGCCATGGATTTTTATAATCGCCTAGCGCTGAAGGACCTGGAACTGCATTTAAACAGCGTCGGCTGCCCGGCCTGCCGGCCCCGGCACCGGGAGAAACTGCAGGATTACCTGCGGCCGCACCTAACCGATCTATGCCCCACCTGCCAGGGCCGTTTTGAGCGTAATCCTTTACGCATCTTTGACTGCAAGAGCCCGGCCTGCCAGGAGATAGTGGCCGGGGCGCCGACGCTAGCCGCTTCCCTCTGCCCGGACTGCGGTGAGCATTTCGAGCGCGTCCAGGAGTACCTGCAAGAACTGGGGATTGACTTTATCCTGGACGAGCACCTGGTACGCGGCCTGGATTACTACACCAACACAGCCTTTGAGATAATGGTCAAAGGCATCGGCGCCCAGAGTTCCATTGGCGGCGGCGGTCGTTATGACGGCCTGGTGGAGGCCCTGGGGGGTAAACCGGTGCCGGGTATTGGCTTCGGCCTGGGCCTGGAGCGGGTCTTGCTCGCCCTGGAAGCCCAGGGCCGGGATTTAACGCCGGATAGAGGGATAGATGTCCTGGTAGTCACGGCCGGCGCCGGGGTAGAAAGGGCTGCCGTACACCTGCTGGCCGGTTTAAGGGCGGGAGGCTTAATGGCTGATAAAGACTACCTGGGCCGCAGCCTCAAGGCCCAGATGAAGTATGCCAACCGCTATCCGGCCAGACTGGCCGTAATCCTCGGGGAGGAAGAACTCTCCCGGGGGCAGGTCCTGGTCCGCTGCCTGGATACCGGGGCCCAGGAAGAAGTACCTTTAGAGGCAGCAGTGGAGTATTGCCGCCGGGTGAAGGGAACCTGTGGTGGCTAA
- a CDS encoding MBL fold metallo-hydrolase, translating to MFLKTMVVGPIGTNCYLVGCQETKEGAVIDPGAEGERILAAAREAGLKIRYIINTHGHIDHIGANGAIKNATGAAILIHRDDAPFLTEPGRNLSVLMGTRVSSPGADRLLQEGDTITVGRTITLTVIHTPGHTPGGICLQGEGLIFTGDTLFAGSIGRTDFPGGSFNQLLNSIKEKLFVLDDELEIYPGHGPASTIGAERADNPFFT from the coding sequence ATGTTTCTCAAAACCATGGTTGTGGGTCCCATTGGCACCAATTGCTACCTGGTCGGTTGCCAGGAAACTAAAGAAGGGGCCGTCATTGACCCCGGTGCCGAAGGAGAGCGGATTCTTGCAGCAGCCCGGGAAGCGGGCTTAAAAATCCGCTATATCATCAATACCCACGGCCATATCGACCATATTGGGGCCAACGGGGCTATAAAGAACGCCACTGGCGCCGCCATCCTCATCCACAGGGACGATGCCCCCTTCCTTACGGAGCCCGGGCGCAATCTTTCCGTGCTAATGGGCACCAGGGTAAGCAGCCCCGGGGCCGACCGCCTCTTGCAGGAGGGCGACACCATCACCGTTGGCCGGACCATTACCCTGACGGTTATCCATACCCCCGGCCATACCCCGGGTGGGATTTGTTTGCAGGGCGAGGGTTTAATCTTTACCGGCGATACCCTCTTCGCCGGTTCCATTGGCCGTACCGATTTTCCCGGCGGTTCTTTTAATCAGTTGCTTAATTCCATTAAAGAAAAGCTCTTTGTCCTGGATGACGAGCTGGAAATTTATCCCGGCCACGGCCCGGCTTCTACCATTGGTGCCGAGCGGGCCGATAATCCCTTTTTTACTTAA
- a CDS encoding AAA family ATPase produces the protein MDLFEQASEESREARAPLAVRMRPRTLDEFVGQEKIVGPGTLLRRAIENDSLTSIILWGPPGSGKTTLARIIARMTRAHFESLNAVLDGVNDIRRVIAAAREREKYYQQKTVIFVDEIHRWARNIQDALLPCVEEGLLTLIGATVENPMFTVNAAIRSRSRIFRLEALTSEAILALLRRALADPERGLGKFSVEVQPEALEHLARVANGDARVALNALEFAVLTTPPDEKGRRILTLQVAEEAIQQRAVLYDRDGDQHYDCVSAWIKSMRGSDPDAALYWLARMIYAGEDPAFLARRLLIHAAEDVGLADPQALMVASAAAQAVERVGLPEGRIILAEATLYIALAPKSNSVIKAIDAALAAVEKETAGPVPIHLRDANYRGAAAFGHGKGYKYPHDYPGGWVEQQYLPDNLQGKVFYHPSDYGREGQMKTAWQQRTGRRK, from the coding sequence ATGGACTTATTCGAACAAGCCAGCGAGGAAAGCCGGGAGGCACGGGCGCCCCTGGCGGTAAGGATGCGGCCGCGTACTCTAGATGAATTTGTCGGCCAGGAAAAGATCGTCGGGCCCGGTACCCTGCTGCGCCGGGCTATTGAGAATGACAGCCTGACCTCCATTATCCTCTGGGGGCCGCCGGGGAGCGGCAAAACGACCCTGGCCCGGATTATCGCCCGCATGACCAGGGCCCACTTTGAGTCTTTAAATGCCGTTTTGGACGGCGTTAACGATATTCGCCGGGTAATTGCCGCCGCCCGGGAGCGGGAAAAATACTACCAGCAAAAGACGGTCATCTTTGTGGACGAGATTCACCGCTGGGCCAGGAACATCCAGGACGCCCTCCTCCCCTGCGTTGAGGAAGGGTTACTCACCCTCATCGGTGCCACGGTGGAAAACCCCATGTTCACTGTCAATGCCGCCATCCGTTCCCGTTCCAGGATCTTCCGCCTGGAGGCCCTTACCAGTGAAGCCATCCTGGCCCTCCTCCGCCGGGCCCTGGCGGATCCCGAGCGGGGCCTGGGTAAATTTAGCGTCGAAGTCCAGCCGGAGGCCCTGGAGCACCTGGCCCGGGTGGCCAACGGTGATGCCCGGGTAGCTTTAAACGCCCTGGAGTTTGCCGTCCTCACCACCCCACCGGACGAAAAGGGCCGGCGTATCCTCACCCTGCAAGTCGCCGAAGAGGCCATCCAGCAGCGGGCCGTCCTTTACGACCGGGACGGCGACCAGCATTACGACTGTGTTTCGGCCTGGATTAAAAGCATGCGCGGTTCCGATCCCGACGCCGCCCTCTACTGGCTGGCCCGGATGATCTACGCCGGGGAAGATCCGGCCTTCCTGGCCCGGCGCCTCTTAATCCATGCCGCCGAAGATGTGGGCCTGGCTGATCCCCAGGCCCTGATGGTGGCCAGCGCCGCCGCCCAGGCTGTGGAACGGGTGGGCCTGCCGGAGGGCCGCATTATCCTGGCCGAAGCTACCCTCTATATTGCCCTGGCCCCCAAGAGCAACTCGGTCATCAAGGCCATCGACGCCGCCCTGGCGGCAGTGGAAAAAGAAACCGCCGGCCCGGTACCAATCCACCTGCGGGATGCCAACTACCGGGGCGCGGCCGCCTTCGGCCACGGGAAGGGCTATAAATACCCCCACGACTACCCCGGCGGCTGGGTGGAACAGCAATACCTGCCGGACAACCTCCAGGGGAAAGTTTTTTACCACCCCAGCGACTACGGCCGGGAAGGGCAAATGAAAACCGCCTGGCAACAGCGCACCGGGCGGCGGAAATAA
- the dtd gene encoding D-aminoacyl-tRNA deacylase, with amino-acid sequence MRAVVQRVKRARVTVEGQEVGAIGPGLVVFLGVGQGDNGDDVAYLADKVANLRIFADNEGKMNLSVREVGGEVLAVSQFTLYGDCRKGRRPSFTAAAPPELAGELYRQFIASLAAYGIRVATGQFQADMLVALENDGPVTMLLDSERLF; translated from the coding sequence ATAAGAGCGGTCGTGCAACGGGTTAAAAGGGCGCGGGTGACGGTCGAGGGGCAGGAAGTAGGCGCCATTGGCCCCGGGCTGGTGGTTTTCCTTGGGGTAGGCCAGGGAGATAATGGTGATGATGTCGCCTACCTGGCCGACAAGGTAGCCAACTTGCGGATTTTTGCTGATAATGAAGGTAAAATGAACTTATCGGTCCGGGAGGTAGGCGGCGAGGTCCTGGCCGTTTCCCAGTTTACCCTCTATGGCGACTGCCGCAAAGGGCGGCGGCCCAGTTTTACCGCTGCGGCGCCACCGGAATTAGCCGGGGAGCTGTACCGGCAATTTATTGCCTCCCTGGCGGCATACGGGATCAGGGTAGCGACGGGCCAGTTCCAGGCCGACATGCTGGTAGCCCTGGAAAACGATGGCCCGGTAACCATGCTCCTGGACAGCGAGAGGTTATTTTAG
- a CDS encoding RelA/SpoT family protein, with the protein MDLKELEQQVKSYQPGTDLKLLEDAYQFAAAAHQGQKRRSGEDYITHPLNVAAILAELQLDVVTIAAALLHDVVEDTPISLDTIKEIFGDEVALLVDGVTKLSRLEYKTKEEQQAETLRKMFLAMAQDIRVILIKLADRLHNMRTLKHHPPEKQQEIARETLEIFAPLAHRLGIFRLKWELEDQSLRYLEPERYYELVNSINMKRREREEYIQQVVKILGEKLAEGGIKADIQGRPKHFYSIYNKMVKQGKELSEIYDLIAVRVIVDTVKDCYAVLGLVHALWKPIPGRFKDYIAMPKPNMYQSLHTTVIGPNGDPFEIQIRTWEMHRTAEYGIAAHWRYKEDGGNSDPDFEQKLTWLRQLLDWQRELRDPREFMESLKIDLFSDRVYVFTPRGDVVELPAGSVPIDFAYRVHTDVGHRCTGARVNGRIVPLDYKLKTGDIVEVLTTKGSRPSRDWLHIVKTSQAKNRIRQWFRKEEREKNLARGRELLEKECQKQGFDPEEILKLALLQEAARKFNVATSEDLYVMVGDGVLTPYQVLGRLKGEEEVPPPAEVAKTTVKPWSGYGKPSHGIRVKGMDNLDIRLAHCCNPLPGDAILGYITRGRGVSVHRADCPNINHHRETERERIIEVAWDGTADATYQVHIEALALDRPNLAMDIMAAVADTKTIINSVHARATRNDQALVDLKIEIRSLEHLNYIMDKIRRIRDVMEVKRVVPG; encoded by the coding sequence GTGGACCTGAAGGAACTGGAGCAACAGGTTAAAAGTTACCAGCCGGGAACGGACCTGAAGCTCCTGGAGGACGCTTATCAGTTTGCCGCTGCCGCCCACCAGGGACAGAAGCGGCGCTCCGGGGAAGATTATATTACCCACCCCTTAAATGTGGCCGCCATCCTGGCGGAATTGCAGCTGGATGTCGTGACTATAGCAGCAGCCCTGCTCCATGACGTGGTGGAAGATACGCCCATCAGCCTGGATACCATCAAGGAAATCTTTGGCGATGAAGTGGCCCTTCTGGTCGACGGCGTCACCAAGCTCAGCCGCCTGGAATACAAGACCAAGGAAGAACAGCAGGCGGAGACTTTGCGCAAGATGTTCCTGGCCATGGCCCAGGATATCCGGGTCATCCTGATCAAGCTGGCCGACCGCCTGCATAACATGCGCACCTTGAAACACCACCCGCCGGAAAAGCAGCAGGAGATTGCCCGGGAGACCCTGGAAATCTTCGCTCCCCTGGCCCACCGCCTGGGTATTTTCCGCCTGAAGTGGGAGCTGGAGGACCAGTCCCTGCGCTATCTCGAGCCTGAACGCTATTATGAGCTGGTCAACAGCATCAACATGAAGCGCCGGGAACGGGAAGAATATATCCAGCAAGTGGTTAAGATCCTGGGGGAGAAATTAGCCGAAGGTGGTATTAAAGCCGACATCCAGGGGCGGCCCAAGCATTTTTACAGCATTTATAATAAAATGGTCAAGCAGGGCAAGGAGTTAAGCGAAATATATGACCTCATCGCCGTCCGGGTGATTGTTGATACCGTAAAGGATTGTTATGCCGTCCTGGGGCTGGTCCATGCCCTCTGGAAGCCCATCCCCGGGCGCTTTAAGGATTACATTGCCATGCCTAAGCCCAATATGTACCAGTCCCTGCATACCACCGTTATCGGGCCTAACGGTGATCCCTTTGAGATCCAGATCCGCACCTGGGAAATGCACCGCACGGCCGAATATGGTATTGCCGCCCACTGGCGCTATAAAGAAGACGGCGGTAACTCGGACCCGGACTTTGAGCAAAAATTGACCTGGCTGCGGCAGCTCCTGGACTGGCAGCGAGAGCTGCGCGATCCGCGGGAGTTCATGGAATCCCTGAAGATCGATCTCTTTTCCGATCGCGTCTACGTCTTTACCCCCAGGGGGGATGTGGTGGAACTGCCGGCCGGTTCGGTGCCCATAGACTTCGCCTACCGGGTGCATACCGATGTGGGCCACCGCTGTACCGGGGCCCGGGTTAACGGCCGCATTGTACCCCTGGATTATAAGTTAAAAACAGGGGATATTGTTGAAGTTTTAACCACCAAGGGCAGCCGCCCCAGCCGGGACTGGCTGCACATCGTCAAGACTTCCCAGGCCAAAAACCGCATCCGCCAGTGGTTTAGAAAGGAAGAGCGGGAGAAAAACCTGGCCAGGGGCCGGGAACTGCTGGAAAAGGAATGCCAGAAGCAGGGCTTTGACCCGGAAGAAATTCTAAAACTCGCTTTGCTCCAGGAAGCGGCCCGGAAATTCAATGTGGCCACCAGCGAAGACCTGTATGTCATGGTGGGCGATGGCGTCCTTACCCCCTATCAGGTACTCGGCCGTCTGAAGGGGGAAGAAGAAGTACCGCCGCCTGCGGAGGTTGCTAAAACAACAGTTAAGCCCTGGAGCGGCTACGGCAAACCTTCCCATGGCATCCGGGTCAAGGGGATGGATAACCTGGACATCCGCCTGGCCCACTGCTGCAATCCCCTGCCCGGGGATGCCATCCTGGGTTATATAACCAGGGGAAGGGGGGTCAGCGTCCACCGGGCCGACTGCCCCAATATCAACCACCACCGGGAAACGGAAAGGGAGCGGATTATTGAGGTGGCCTGGGACGGTACCGCTGACGCCACCTACCAGGTGCATATTGAGGCCCTGGCCCTGGACCGGCCCAACCTGGCCATGGATATTATGGCCGCAGTGGCAGATACCAAAACTATTATTAACTCTGTCCACGCCCGGGCCACCAGGAATGACCAGGCCCTGGTGGACTTAAAGATTGAAATCAGGAGCCTGGAGCACCTGAACTATATTATGGATAAAATCCGCCGTATCCGCGATGTGATGGAGGTCAAAAGGGTGGTTCCCGGTTAA
- the trxA gene encoding thioredoxin — protein MGLAAHNIVTLTDANFKEEVLSAKLPVLVDFWAAWCGPCRMIAPLVEQLAGEYEGKIKVAKLNVDEYPSIASDYGIMSIPTLLLFKNGAVVSRLVGYQTKDKLVQVLEKNL, from the coding sequence ATAGGTTTGGCAGCGCACAATATCGTTACCCTCACGGATGCCAATTTTAAAGAAGAAGTGCTCTCCGCGAAGCTCCCGGTCCTGGTTGACTTCTGGGCCGCCTGGTGTGGCCCCTGCCGGATGATTGCTCCCCTTGTGGAGCAACTGGCCGGGGAATACGAAGGTAAAATCAAGGTGGCCAAGCTCAACGTGGACGAGTATCCCTCGATAGCGTCTGATTACGGCATTATGAGTATTCCCACCCTTTTACTGTTTAAAAACGGCGCAGTTGTCTCCCGGCTGGTAGGGTACCAGACGAAAGACAAACTGGTCCAGGTGCTGGAGAAGAATTTATAA